A window from Aedes albopictus strain Foshan unplaced genomic scaffold, AalbF5 HiC_scaffold_208, whole genome shotgun sequence encodes these proteins:
- the LOC109622353 gene encoding probable E3 ubiquitin-protein ligase IRF2BPL, with amino-acid sequence MQIYIILILPDQKQQNMGIYVNAPVVQRYKLYPTVIPIPPVSMGDSTPPTPSVAPLQSPMANLMSITETLPPGSPRNGPSPPGPPPPRTASRGSQHSPNSSGSSSGRRSSGSRHVSSTTVTSTEAQQSNSGGATTPNGSGPNGNAGTPPVTLGPLGAPSIAQGQPQQQQPQPGSQPPPDGVAGPAGAPGPGGPGGPVGPGPAGPGAPPGINGPTPNSAPGGPAPAPAPNPTLKCTLCQERLEDTHFVQCPSVGHHKFCFPCSRESIKRQGSGAEVYCPSGEKCPLANSTIPWAFMQGEIATILGEELKVKKERET; translated from the exons TGTACCCGACCGTGATACCGATTCCGCCAGTTTCGATGGGTGATTCTACACCACCGACCCCATCGGTGGCCCCACTTCAGAGCCCTATGGCTAATCTAATGTCGATCACCGAGACCCTACCGCCTGGTAGCCCACGCAACGGCCCCAGCCCTCCGGGACCACCACCACCACGAACGGCTTCCCGAGGCTCTCAGCATTCGCCAAACAGTTCCG GTTCGTCCAGTGGTCGACGGTCGTCCGGTTCGCGGCACGTGTCCAGCACAACCGTCACATCCACCGAAGCCCAACAGTCTAACTCGGGCGGAGCTACCACTCCGAACGGAAGCGGTCCCAACGGAAATGCCGGAACCCCACCTGTAACGCTAGGTCCCCTCGGAGCGCCTTCCATCGCGCAAGGTCAGCCACAACAGCAACAGCCACAGCCCGGTTCGCAACCGCCACCAGATGGCGTTGCCGGACCAGCCGGAGCGCCCGGTCCCGGTGGACCTGGTGGCCCCGTTGGACCAGGACCAGCCGGACCCGGAGCGCCGCCAGGAATCAACGGACCTACGCCGAATAGCGCGCCCGGTGGACCTGCCCCTGCTCCCGCACCGAATCCCACGCTCAAGTGTACCCTCTGCCAGGAACGGTTGGAAGACACCCACTTCGTGCAGTGTCCCTCGGTCGGGCACCACAAGTTCTGCTTCCCCTGTAGCCGCGAGAGCATCAAGCGACAG GGCTCTGGCGCCGAGGTGTACTGCCCGAGTGGCGAGAAGTGCCCGCTGGCCAACTCGACGATACCGTGGGCCTTCATGCAGGGCGAAATTGCCACCATCCTGGGCGAAGAGCTGAAGGTGAAAAAGGAACGCGAAACGTAG